A DNA window from Primulina tabacum isolate GXHZ01 chromosome 12, ASM2559414v2, whole genome shotgun sequence contains the following coding sequences:
- the LOC142521263 gene encoding uncharacterized protein LOC142521263, giving the protein MIEAEQPPKRQKLLSPRSSHPSPPSAPPPRQPPPPPTPPPISPDEILQRRRNKEEIRDVFECYKRIKFCIDHKDKRETEEAYLCLISAARGGTSVQRLLANFIPRYASYCPAALEDAAKVVISIHNRCFTVIERGEDVDGVAFEISKACILGLVDICEAAASEASISPVIQGICSIVFLNVFTFFISSFEGQDIFQIVDQRILKIHDVAESFFEFKREFLEEDNYVLLKLSKLRALCFSRILSNHPKKSIACCFELLECTESKESQKGAYFLNQLTIGLNDFRIDCLDEKNGRNKLAVDTSEAKCESKHLNDFSSSNEHLFSNGTSILLKNCLLGLVFRKDPSYRRWIFSRYRRLCNSASPEIVTYVTSVLERVFKSFLQQLTSEGSQLDIEEDISGSSKYVSQHLASGISSQQGSPSVVSGRDCPEKGVGIHLKNRSVMKSGIDLIESGESNSEDISNARNFVVAMELHNHQTFSPRERTPREFRSNSLNGRIHGLQTEKSPIPNLDCSPTAFRSSIGTSNSSFESPKHDIPVPHTSANHLTRFLDGDPDAMDVFPASKQLWLGSLGPDASEMLIRFLFEKFGPIGQLRYFQYEGYALIEYRYIMDAVKAREVMRGRTPWGAPLLIKFLDTGLGTRGAVNSVSVGSSCHVYIGNVNSKWAKDEVMHELKKVLHKGPLMVTDLSSEGALLMEFDSPKESTVAMAHLRWKRKENSNFILPPSSLCPANLMVNVEGARPASTSVHMDTRNNYSANSMIGSPHAQNVFEKPYDSYMTRTSGNRGKHHGSSPPVRSDNNALELTSPRTGQETFRPMMQNVHPPFQTTWTDSGMLEVGRFSTAKQTWMCGKPETGMSSGQGSMGPMPTQNQGPPITPPQLVQSSTFVRPSYAPPNSMWDARGLGHHLPPNPISCVTPANAHGSLQAPPFLPASVTPRSQIQGSSMPPFDQMYTVPVVPPPLSSLPPLSNVPPPLPPQSDFRSPLPFSSEFRPPLPPQHELRPPLPPTPPPPPPPPPSQPPPLPPPPSSPPPPPPSDSLNGGGYRLCQKSTWQGILSKSGVYYCTLLAQRVDSDICNYSSDVAEPAEWPIKLDMTKRTDFRHVKSTFSSSPAHRREVCWLLPSSQEDHKGFQDFVSYLKQRDCAGVIKIPAAKSMWARLLFILPCSPDICDMLCIPSSPSLCLIGLVLPKETNAELV; this is encoded by the exons GTGGCACAAGTGTACAACGCTTGTTAGCGAATTTCATTCCTCGCTATGCATCATATTGTCCTGCTGCTCTTGAAGATGCAGCCAAGGTTGTCATCAGTATCCATAATAGGTGTTTCACTGTAATAGAAAGGGGAGAAGATGTTGATGGCGTTGCTTTTGAGATTTCTAAGGCCTGCATTTTAGGTCTAGTTGATATATGTGAAGCTGCTGCCTCAGAAGCTTCAATTTCTCCTGTTATTCAAGGAATATGTTCTATCGTGTTTCTCAATGTATTTACTTTCTTCATATCCTCATTTGAGGGGCAGGACATATTTCAGATTGTTGACCAGAGAATCTTGAAGATTCATGATGTCGCAGAATCTTTTTTTGAGTTCAAGAGGGAGTTTTTGGAGGAAGATAATTATGTGTTGCTTAAGCTATCCAAGTTACGTGCTCTTTGTTTTTCGAGGATTTTATCCAATCACCCTAAAAAATCAATTGCCTGTTGTTTTGAACTTCTTGAATGTACCGAATCAAAGGAGTCACAGAAAGGTGCTTACTTTTTAAATCAGTTGACAATTGGACTGAATGATTTTCGCATTGATTGTCTGGACGAGAAAAACGGCAGAAATAAATTAGCAGTGGATACCTCAGAAGCAAAATGTGAAAGCAAGCATCTTAatgatttttcttcttcaaatgAGCACCTTTTTTCAAATGGCACCTCAATTTTATTGAAGAACTGCTTGTTGGGACTG GTTTTTCGCAAAGATCCTTCATATAGACGTTGGATTTTTTCTAGGTACAGGAGGCTATGTAATTCTGCATCTCCTGAAATTGTTACGTATGTTACTTCAGTTTTAGAAAGAGTATTTAAATCTTTTCTGCAGCAACTCACATCCGAAGGCAGCCAATTAGATATTGAGGAAGATATATCTGGTTCATCCAAATATGTTAGTCAGCACTTGGCTTCTGGAATATCTAGCCAACAAGGATCTCCTTCTGTAGTTTCTGGGAGAGATTGTCCAGAAAAAGGTGTAGGCATCCATTTGAAAAATCGTAGTGTGATGAAGTCAGGTATTGATCTTATTGAAAGTGGAGAATCAAATTCTGAAGATATTTCAAATGCTAGAAATTTTGTTGTGGCAATGGAATTGCACAATCATCAAACTTTCTCCCCTAGAGAGAGAACACCAAGGGAATTCAGAAGTAATTCACTCAATGGAAGAATCCATGGCTTGCAGACAGAGAAGAGCCCGATTCCAAATTTGGACTGCTCGCCAACTGCTTTCAGATCCTCCATAGGAACTTCGAATTCTTCGTTTGAATCCCCCAAACATGATATTCCTGTGCCACATACTTCAGCAAATCATTTGACCCGGTTCTTGGATGGAGACCCAGATGCCATGGATGTATTTCCAGCTTCAAAACAACTCTGGTTGGGATCATTAGGTCCTGATGCATCTGAAATGCTTATAAGGTTTCTGTTCGAGAAGTTCGGTCCTATAGGTCAATTACGGTATTTTCAATATGAAGGGTATGCTTTAATTGAATACAGATACATTATGGATGCCGTAAAGGCTAGAGAAGTAATGCGAGGACGCACCCCTTGGGGTGCACCCCTCCTGATAAAATTTCTGGATACAGGTTTAGGAACTCGAGGAGCGGTAAATAGTGTCTCTGTTGGTTCTAGTTGCCATGTTTACATAGGAAATGTTAATAGCAAATGGGCCAAGGATGAGGTGATGCATGAACTTAAGAAAGTTCTTCATAAAGGCCCTCTCATGGTTACTGATCTTAGTAGTGAAGGTGCATTATTAATGGAATTTGATTCACCAAAGGAATCTACCGTCGCCATGGCTCATCTGCGATGGAAACGCAAGGAAAATAGTAATTTTATCCTTCCTCCTTCCAGTTTATGTCCAGCCAATTTGATGGTGAATGTTGAAGGTGCAAGGCCTGCTTCTACTTCTGTACATATGGATACAAGAAACAATTATTCTGCTAATAGTATGATTGGATCACCTCATGCTCAGAATGTATTTGAGAAGCCTTACGACAGTTACATGACAAGGACATCAGG GAATCGGGGAAAGCATCATGGATCTTCTCCCCCAGTCAGATCAGATAACAATGCTCTGGAGCTTACATCACCAAGGACTGGTCAAGAAACTTTTAGACCAATGATGCAAAATGTGCATCCTCCATTCCAGACAACTTGGACTGATTCAGGAATGCTCGAAGTTGGAAGATTTTCTACTGCCAAACAAACATGGATGTGTGGAAAACCGGAAACTGGGATGTCTTCTGGGCAAGGAAGCATGGGACCCATGCCCACCCAAAATCAGGGACCACCAATTACGCCACCACAGCTGGTTCAGTCATCTACATTTGTTCGACCTTCATATGCACCACCAAATAGTATGTGGGATGCACGTGGGTTGGGTCACCATCTGCCTCCAAATCCAATTTCTTGTGTAACACCTGCCAATGCTCATGGTAGTCTGCAGGCTCCTCCTTTTTTACCTGCTTCTGTCACTCCGAGATCACAAATACAAGGAAGTTCTATGCCTCCATTTGATCAGATGTATACTGTTCCTGTTGTTCCTCCTCCTTTATCATCTTTGCCTCCTCTTAGTAACGTGCCCCCTCCTTTGCCTCCTCAGTCCGATTTCCGGTCTCCGTTGCCTTTTTCATCTGAGTTTCGGCCTCCATTGCCTCCTCAGCATGAACTGCGGCCACCATTACCCCCGACACCTCCgcctccacctcctccacctcctTCCCAACCTCCTCCACTCCCCCCTCCTCCAAGTtccccccctccacctccaccatcTGACTCGCTAAATGGTGGAGGTTATAGATTGTGCCAGAAATCAACCTGGCAGGGGATCTTGAGTAAAAGTGGTGTTTATTACTGTACTTTGCTTGCACAAAGAGTAGATTCTGATATTTGCAACTATTCATCTGATGTTGCTGAGCCTGCTGA ATGGCCTATTAAGTTAGACATGACAAAGCGGACAGATTTTCGTCATGTGAAATCAACATTTTCTAGCTCCCCAGCTCACAGA AGAGAGGTTTGCTGGCTGCTTCCTTCTTCTCAAGAAGATCACAAGGGG TTTCAAGATTTCGTATCATACTTGAAGCAGCGAGATTGTGCAGGAGTAATCAAAATCCCAGCTGCTAAATCCATGTGGGCTAGGCTTCTCTTCATTCTTCCATGCTCTCCTGATATATGTGACATGCTATGCATTCCTAGTAGTCCTTCGCTTTGTTTGATTGGATTGGTTCTTCCTAAAGAAACGAATGCTGAGTTGGTATGA